The following proteins come from a genomic window of Clupea harengus chromosome 22, Ch_v2.0.2, whole genome shotgun sequence:
- the asb5b gene encoding ankyrin repeat and SOCS box protein 5b isoform X3 — translation MSSYSYQWLDVPWGDGDMGSWADRSPLHEAACQGRLLALRTLLSQGYSASIITIDHVTPLHEACLGDHVACARALIEAGANVNATTIDGVTPLFNACSRGSSTCAEVLLENGAKPQAEVCRPSPIHEATSKGKAACVEALLAWGADVDYEIPHLGTPLYIACVSQELQCTRTLLDGGANVQKGHFLESPLHAAAQKDCTEVIKVLLEFGANINAKNLELKRPVETAPPSSLAEGLLLLYEATPRSLLQLCRLGIRDYMGCSRLHLIPQLKLPTLLQKYLQYR, via the exons gatCCTGGGCTGACCGTTCCCCACTCCATGAGGCAGCATGTCAGGGTCGTCTGCTGGCCCTGAGGACTCtcctctcacag GGTTACAGTGCAAGCATCATCACAATTGATCATGTAACTCCACTGCATGAAGCCTGTCTGGGGGACCATGTGGCCTGTGCCAGGGCGCTCATTGAAGCCGGTGCAAAC GTAAATGCTACCACGATTGATGGGGTGACACCATTGTTCAACGCCTGCTCAAGGGGGAGTTCCACTTGTGCAGAGGTTCTTCTGGAAAATGGTGCCAAGCCCCAGGCTGAAGTATGCCGGCCGTCACCTATTCATGAGGCAACGAGTAAAG GTAAAGCAGCGTGTGTCGAAGCACTACTTGCTTGGGGTGCAGATGTGGACTATGAGATTCCACATCTGGGAACGCCGCTCTATATTGCCTGTGTGTCTCAGGAGCTCCAGTGTACGCGGACACTTCTAGACGGTG GAGCCAATGTACAGAAAGGTCACTTCCTGGAAAGTCCTTTGCACGCTGCTGCTCAGAAGGACTGCACAGAGGTCATTAAGGTTCTGCTGGAGTTTGGGGCCAACATAAACGCCAAAAACCTGGAGCTGAAGAGGCCGGTGGAGACGGcaccccccagcagcttagcgGAGGGACTGCTGCTACTCTATGAGG CAACGCCTCGCTCTCTGTTGCAACTGTGTCGTCTGGGCATCCGAGACTACATGGGCTGCTCCAGGCTCCACCTGATTCCTCAGCTGAAGCTCCCCACACTCCTCCAGAAATATCTGCAGTATAGATAG